A region of the Aquipuribacter hungaricus genome:
GTTGGCCGTGAGCCGGACCTGCAGCGCGGTGCCGCGGGGCAGCACGTCGGTGAGCTCGTGCCCGGCACCGCGGACGACGGACTCCGTCACCCCGTCCAGCGGGATGGTCGACTCGCCGCGGGTGGCGCGCTCGCGCCGCCGGGACTGGGCCCGCACCAGGGCGGCGATGTCGTCGCGGCCGTTGCCGACCACCGTCGCGGGCCGCCGGACCGCGGCGGCCACCACCTGCTCGTCGATGACGAGGACGCGGACGTCGTCGCCGGCCACCCGCTCCTCCAGCAGCACGTCCGGGCAGTGGTGGTACGCCGCGGCGACCGCCGTGCGCAGCGCGCCGGGCTCGCTCACCCCGACCGTGATGCCGCGGCCCTGCTCGCCCCGGGCGGGCTTGACGACCACCTCGCCGACGGACGCCATGAACGCCTCCTCGGCCTCGCCCACGACCCCGTCGACCACCTCGTGGCCGCGCGCCACGGGCACTCCCGCACCGGCGAGCAGGCGGCGGGTGACGCGCTTGTCGTCGCAGCGGCTCATCGCCACGGCGCTGGTGAGCTCCGACAACGACTCCCGGGTGAGCACGGTCCGGCCGCCGTGGGTGAGGCGCATCTCGCCCCAGCGGCCGTCCGTCACCTCCACGTGCACCCCGCGGCGCAGTGCCTCCTCCGCGATGATCCGGGCGTACGGGTTGAGGTCGTCCAGGCGGGCTGGGCGCGGCGCGAACAGCGGCTCGTTGATGGGGTTCTTGCGCTTGACGCACACCGTGCCGGTGCGGACGAAGCCGAGCTTCTCGTACAGCGCCATCGCCGAGGTGTTGCCCGCGAGCACCGACAGGTCCATCCACGACCGCCCCCGCGCCTGGTAGCGCTGGGCCAGGGTGCGGGTGAGCGCCTCCCCGACGCCGGGCTGGCGGGACTGCGGGTCCACGGCCAGCGCCCACAGGCTGCTCCCGCCCTCGGGGTCGCCGAACGCCAGGACGTGGTCCACGCCGGTCACCGTGCCGACGACCTGACCGGTGGTCGTGTCCTGGGCGACGAGGTAGGTGAACGTCCGGGTGCGCTGGTTGGCCCACAGCGTGTCGACGTCGCCGGTGACCATGCCGACGCTCGCGCAGATCCGGTTGGCCTCGACCAGGTCGTCGCGCGCGCCCACGGTCCGCACGAGCAGCCCGCGCGGCGGCGTGGTCTGGCGGCGGTAGCGGTGCAGCGGCAGGCGCAGCGTGTAGCTGGGGTCGACGAACAGCTCGCTGGGCGCCAGGCCGACGAGGACCTGCGGGTCGGGCGGGTAGATGCAGATGTCGCGCTGCCCCGACCCCTCCGCCCGCAGCACGTCGAGGATGCCGGTGTGGGCGGTGAAGGTCTGGCCGAACACCAGCCGGCCCCAGCCCATGTCGACGACCACGTCGTCGGACATGCCCTGGCGCAGGTGCTCGGGGACGGCCCGCCACGGCTCGGACGTGATGGACGGGCGGCCCCGCAGGCCCGCCACCCGCGGACGGCTCCGGTGCGCGGTCACCGGCTCACCCCACCTCGTGGGACTGCAGCCACCACTCCAGCAGCCCGAGC
Encoded here:
- the ngg gene encoding N-acetylglutaminylglutamine synthetase yields the protein MTAHRSRPRVAGLRGRPSITSEPWRAVPEHLRQGMSDDVVVDMGWGRLVFGQTFTAHTGILDVLRAEGSGQRDICIYPPDPQVLVGLAPSELFVDPSYTLRLPLHRYRRQTTPPRGLLVRTVGARDDLVEANRICASVGMVTGDVDTLWANQRTRTFTYLVAQDTTTGQVVGTVTGVDHVLAFGDPEGGSSLWALAVDPQSRQPGVGEALTRTLAQRYQARGRSWMDLSVLAGNTSAMALYEKLGFVRTGTVCVKRKNPINEPLFAPRPARLDDLNPYARIIAEEALRRGVHVEVTDGRWGEMRLTHGGRTVLTRESLSELTSAVAMSRCDDKRVTRRLLAGAGVPVARGHEVVDGVVGEAEEAFMASVGEVVVKPARGEQGRGITVGVSEPGALRTAVAAAYHHCPDVLLEERVAGDDVRVLVIDEQVVAAAVRRPATVVGNGRDDIAALVRAQSRRRERATRGESTIPLDGVTESVVRGAGHELTDVLPRGTALQVRLTANLHTGGTIEDCTEQLSLPLREAAVRAARTIGIPVTGIDFMVPDVGGDEFVFVEANERPGLANHEPRPTAARFVDLLFPGTAR